The Glycine soja cultivar W05 chromosome 6, ASM419377v2, whole genome shotgun sequence genome has a window encoding:
- the LOC114416034 gene encoding mediator of RNA polymerase II transcription subunit 36a-like, giving the protein MAPPRGGGGFRGGRGDRGRGRGGGGGRGGDRGTPFKARGGGRGGRGGGRGGGRGGGRGGMKGGSKVVVQPHRHDGIFIAKGKEDALVTKNLVPGEAVYNEKRITVQNEDSSKDEYRVWNPFRSKLAAAILGGVDNIWIKPGARVLYLGAASGTTVSHVSDVVGPTGVVYAVEFSHRSGRDLVNMAKKRTNVIPIIEDARHPAKYRMLVGMVDVIFSDVAQPDQARILGLNASYYLKTGGHFVISIKANCIDSTVPAEAVFESEVNKLKADQFKPFEQVTLEPFERDHACVVGGYRMPKKKKDAAE; this is encoded by the exons ATGGCTCCTCCCAGAG GTGGTGGTGGGTTCAGGGGTGGTAGGGGTGACAGAGGTAGAGGAAGGGGTGGCGgtggaggaagaggaggagacAGGGGTACGCCGTTCAAAGCTAGAGGCGGTGGCCGTGGTGGCCGCGGAGGAGGCAGGGGTGGTGGCCGTGGCGGCGGCAGAGGTGGAATGAAGGGAGGTAGCAAGGTTGTGGTTCAGCCCCATAGGCATGATGGCATTTTCATTGCCAAGGGTAAAGAAGATGCTCTTGTTACTAAGAATCTTGTTCCTGGTGAAGCTGTTTACAACGAGAAAAGGATTACCGTTCAG aACGAAGACAGTTCCAAAGATGAGTACAGAGTTTGGAATCCTTTCCGTTCGAAGTTGGCCGCTGCCATCCTTGGTGGTGTTGACAACATATGGATT AAACCTGGTGCCAGAGTCCTTTACCTAGGAGCTGCTTCCGGCACCACTGTTTCTCACGTATCAGATGTTGTTGGCCCA ACTGGAGTTGTCTATGCAGTAGAGTTTTCCCATAGAAGTGGTCGTGACTTGGTCAATATGGCAAAGAAGCGAACTAATGTTATACCCATTATTGAAGATGCTAGACATCCAGCTAAGTACAGGATGTTAGTTGGAATGGTTGATGTCATATTTTCTGACGTTGCTCAGCCTGATCAG GCTAGGATTTTGGGGCTGAATGCTTCATATTATCTAAAAACAGGGGGTCATTTTGTTATTTCAATCAAG GCTAACTGCATAGACTCCACAGTCCCTGCTGAGGCAGTGTTTGAAAGCGAAGTGAACAAGTTAAAGGCTGATCAATTCAAACCATTCGAGCAAGTCACCCTTGAACCATTTGAGAGGGACCATGCCTGTGTGGTTGGTGGATACAGAATGcccaagaagaaaaaagatgcTGCTGAGTAG